One Mycolicibacterium parafortuitum DNA segment encodes these proteins:
- a CDS encoding BCCT family transporter, which yields MAGISEHEASVPPNETAVPNGSAAPDGSADEPKPHPVLDVPVVEAEITKSRGVDWVVFGVTAVIAVAFLVWGFVSTDTLASASGAALTWVMDNTGWLFVLTSTGFVVFVLYLALGRYGTIPLGRDDEPPEFNGISWVAMMFSAGMGIGLMFFGVAEPLSHFVTPPPGTGPEGNPEAVQHAMATTLFHWSLHPWAIYAVVGLAIAYGVYRKGRLQLISSAFEPLIGSRANGAWGKVIDMLAIFATLFGSAASLGLGALQIRSGLQIVAGIGETGNAILVVIITVLTVCFVMSAVSGVARGIQWLSNINMVLALALALFVFVVGPTVFILNLLPTTLGSYFAELNMMSARTGAEGADVNTWLQSWTIFYWAWWVSWTPFVGMFIARISRGRTIRQFVGGVLVVPSLVSLVWFAVFGGSAINVQQNGTDLAGEGGVEAQLFSLLEQYPIATIASVLVMVLVAIFFVSGADAASVVMGSLSEKGTIKPSRSTVVFWGVATGAVAAVMLLVGGEDALTGLQTITIIAALPFVLVMVGLAVSLVRDLRRDPLVVRRKYAAEAINSAVISGVTQHGDDFVISVEKDPRSNDGDPTRG from the coding sequence ATGGCTGGCATTTCTGAACACGAGGCTTCTGTCCCGCCGAACGAAACGGCCGTGCCGAACGGGTCCGCCGCCCCAGACGGGTCCGCCGACGAGCCCAAGCCCCATCCGGTACTCGACGTCCCCGTCGTGGAGGCCGAGATCACCAAGTCGCGAGGCGTCGACTGGGTGGTGTTCGGTGTCACCGCCGTCATCGCGGTCGCGTTCCTGGTGTGGGGCTTCGTCAGCACCGACACGCTGGCCAGCGCGTCGGGTGCCGCGCTGACCTGGGTGATGGACAACACCGGCTGGCTGTTCGTGCTCACCAGCACCGGGTTCGTCGTCTTCGTGCTCTACCTGGCCCTCGGCCGTTACGGCACCATCCCGCTCGGCCGCGACGACGAGCCGCCCGAGTTCAACGGGATCTCGTGGGTGGCGATGATGTTCAGTGCGGGTATGGGCATCGGCCTGATGTTCTTCGGTGTCGCCGAACCGTTGTCGCACTTCGTCACACCGCCGCCGGGCACCGGACCCGAAGGCAATCCCGAAGCGGTGCAGCACGCGATGGCGACCACGCTGTTCCACTGGAGCCTGCACCCGTGGGCCATCTACGCCGTCGTCGGCTTGGCGATCGCCTACGGCGTGTACCGGAAAGGCCGGCTGCAGCTGATCAGCTCGGCGTTCGAGCCGCTGATCGGCTCACGCGCGAACGGCGCCTGGGGCAAGGTCATCGACATGCTGGCGATCTTCGCCACGCTGTTCGGCTCGGCGGCCTCGCTGGGCTTGGGCGCGTTGCAGATTCGCAGCGGACTGCAGATCGTCGCCGGTATCGGTGAGACCGGCAACGCGATCCTGGTGGTGATCATCACCGTGCTCACCGTGTGCTTCGTAATGTCCGCGGTGTCCGGGGTGGCCCGCGGCATCCAGTGGCTGTCGAACATCAACATGGTGCTGGCGCTCGCGCTGGCCCTGTTCGTGTTCGTGGTCGGCCCAACGGTTTTCATCCTCAACCTGCTCCCGACCACGCTGGGCAGCTATTTCGCCGAGCTGAACATGATGTCGGCGCGCACCGGTGCCGAGGGCGCCGACGTCAACACATGGCTGCAGTCCTGGACGATCTTCTACTGGGCCTGGTGGGTGTCCTGGACACCGTTCGTCGGCATGTTCATCGCGCGGATCTCACGCGGCCGCACCATCCGTCAGTTCGTCGGCGGGGTGCTGGTGGTGCCGAGCCTGGTGTCGCTGGTCTGGTTCGCGGTGTTCGGCGGTTCGGCGATCAACGTGCAACAGAACGGCACCGACCTCGCCGGCGAGGGCGGGGTCGAGGCCCAGTTGTTCTCGCTGCTGGAGCAGTACCCGATCGCGACGATCGCGAGCGTGCTGGTGATGGTGCTGGTCGCGATCTTCTTCGTCTCCGGTGCCGACGCCGCGTCGGTGGTGATGGGCTCGCTGTCGGAGAAGGGCACCATCAAACCCAGTCGGAGCACGGTGGTGTTCTGGGGTGTGGCGACCGGAGCGGTCGCGGCGGTGATGTTGCTCGTCGGTGGTGAGGACGCGCTGACCGGCCTGCAGACCATCACGATCATCGCCGCGCTGCCGTTCGTCCTGGTTATGGTTGGCCTGGCGGTGTCCCTGGTCAGGGATCTGCGCCGGGATCCGCTGGTGGTGCGGCGCAAGTACGCCGCCGAGGCGATCAACAGCGCGGTGATCTCCGGTGTCACCCAGCACGGCGACGATTTCGTCATCTCGGTGGAGAAGGACCCGCGCAGTAACGACGGCGACCCCACCCGTGGCTGA
- a CDS encoding WS/DGAT/MGAT family O-acyltransferase translates to MVTRLSASDASFYRLENSSTPMYVGSLQILRKPRNGLSYETLLATVEQRLPQIPRYRQKVREVSFGLARPVWVDDRDFDITYHVRRSALPSPGSDAQLHDLVARLGSRPLDKSRPLWEMYLVEGLAKNRVAIYTKSHQALVNGMTALEIGHVIADRTQKPPEFGEDIWIPGREPSDRQLLIGAIGEWIMRPTAQAAAVRTAVADTVSSTTQIADLGRRVADLARTVARGTAPSSPLNTTVSRNRRFSVASGSLDEFRIVRARYDCDVNDVVLAMVAGALRNWLLSRGEPVTATTTVRAMAPMSVYSDAEIDSSSPGQAISEVTPFLVDLPVGEANPVVRLTQISHATESHPTAPSLVDARTIVTLSGFAPPTLHAMGIRVATSFSARQFNLLITNVPGAQNQMYIAGTKLLETYAVPPLLHNQTLAIGVTSYNGMLYFGINADRDAMSDVEMLPSLLREALDELVEAAR, encoded by the coding sequence ATGGTGACCAGGTTGTCGGCGTCGGACGCCTCCTTCTACCGGTTGGAGAACTCGTCGACGCCCATGTACGTGGGCTCGCTGCAGATCCTGCGCAAGCCGCGCAACGGGCTGAGCTACGAAACCCTGCTGGCCACCGTCGAACAACGGTTGCCGCAGATCCCGCGCTACCGCCAGAAGGTGCGGGAGGTGTCGTTCGGCCTGGCCCGCCCGGTGTGGGTCGACGACCGTGACTTCGACATCACCTACCACGTCCGGCGCTCCGCGCTGCCGTCCCCGGGCAGCGACGCCCAACTGCACGACCTGGTCGCCCGGCTCGGCTCCCGCCCGCTGGACAAGTCCCGGCCGCTGTGGGAGATGTACCTCGTCGAGGGGCTGGCCAAGAACCGCGTCGCGATCTACACCAAATCGCATCAGGCCCTCGTCAACGGGATGACCGCGCTGGAGATCGGGCACGTGATCGCCGACCGCACCCAGAAGCCGCCCGAATTCGGGGAGGACATCTGGATCCCCGGTCGCGAACCCAGCGACCGTCAGCTGCTGATCGGAGCGATCGGGGAGTGGATCATGCGGCCCACCGCCCAGGCCGCCGCGGTGCGCACCGCCGTGGCCGACACGGTGTCGAGCACCACCCAGATCGCCGACCTCGGCCGCCGCGTCGCCGATCTGGCCCGCACCGTCGCCCGCGGTACCGCGCCGAGCAGCCCGCTGAACACCACGGTGTCGCGCAACCGCCGCTTCTCGGTGGCCTCGGGCAGCCTCGACGAGTTCCGCATCGTGCGCGCCCGCTACGACTGCGACGTCAACGACGTCGTGCTGGCCATGGTGGCCGGCGCGCTGCGCAACTGGTTGCTCTCGCGTGGCGAACCGGTGACCGCGACGACGACGGTGCGCGCGATGGCGCCGATGTCGGTGTACTCCGACGCCGAGATCGACTCGTCCAGCCCCGGCCAGGCCATCAGCGAGGTGACCCCGTTTCTGGTGGATCTTCCTGTCGGAGAAGCCAATCCGGTGGTCAGGCTCACCCAGATCTCGCACGCCACCGAATCGCACCCGACCGCGCCCAGCCTCGTCGACGCCCGCACCATCGTCACGCTGTCGGGGTTCGCGCCACCCACCCTGCACGCCATGGGGATCCGGGTGGCGACCAGTTTCTCGGCCCGGCAGTTCAACCTGCTGATCACCAATGTGCCCGGGGCGCAGAACCAGATGTACATCGCGGGCACCAAACTGCTGGAGACCTACGCGGTGCCGCCACTGCTGCACAACCAGACGCTGGCGATCGGCGTCACGTCCTACAACGGCATGTTGTACTTCGGAATCAATGCCGACCGGGACGCGATGAGCGACGTCGAAATGCTGCCCAGCCTGCTGCGGGAGGCCCTCGACGAGCTGGTCGAAGCCGCCCGGTGA
- a CDS encoding Rv3235 family protein encodes MPSSPHPLVRPAETSPALSPQGWVTAPVIDCEPVPQPISVSPCPTPSAIALHRRTPRPRRTPRVREAPPPRSAVVFAEAALRSVIEVIDRRRPIAQLRPLMTPFLIDCVIACASAPRTGSATLRRVRVRPVDTGGAEVDAAEVFATFARGGRVHAVAGRIERHRESWRLVALQIG; translated from the coding sequence ATGCCCTCATCACCCCACCCCCTGGTCCGCCCCGCCGAAACGTCGCCAGCGCTGTCCCCGCAGGGATGGGTGACCGCCCCGGTCATCGACTGTGAACCGGTCCCCCAGCCGATCTCGGTGAGCCCGTGCCCGACACCGTCGGCCATCGCGCTGCACCGCCGCACGCCGCGCCCGAGGAGAACGCCGCGGGTGCGGGAGGCGCCGCCGCCACGCTCGGCCGTGGTGTTCGCCGAGGCGGCGCTGCGCAGCGTGATCGAGGTGATCGACCGGCGCCGCCCGATCGCGCAGCTGCGTCCGTTGATGACACCGTTTCTGATCGACTGCGTCATCGCCTGCGCGTCGGCGCCGCGCACCGGGAGCGCGACGCTGCGCCGGGTCCGGGTGCGTCCCGTCGACACCGGCGGCGCCGAGGTCGACGCCGCGGAGGTCTTCGCGACGTTCGCCCGCGGCGGACGCGTCCACGCCGTCGCCGGGCGGATCGAACGTCACCGCGAGAGCTGGCGGCTGGTCGCGTTGCAGATCGGTTGA
- the secA gene encoding preprotein translocase subunit SecA: MLSKLLRIGEGRMVKRLKGVADYVNTLSDDMEKLSDAELRAKTDEFRRRLESGKEDLDDLMPEAFAVAREAAWRVLDQKHFDVQVMGGAALHFGNVAEMKTGEGKTLTSVLPAYLNALEGKGVHIVTVNEYLAKRDAEQMGRVHRFLGLDVDVILGTLTPDQRRAAYNADITYGTNWELGFDYLRDNMALRLEDCVQRGHNFAIVDEVDSILIDEARTPLIISGPADGGSNWYTEFARLAPMMEKDVHYEVDIKKRVVGINEIGVEFVEDQLGIENLYEAANSPLISYLNNAIKAKELFERDKHYIVRNGEVYIVDEFTGRMLVGRRYNEGLHQAIEAKEHVEIKAENQTVATVTLQNYFRMYNKLAGMTGTAETEAAELHEIYKLGVVPIPTNRPMIRVDQSDLIYKTEEAKFIAVVDDVAERYEKGQPVLIGTTSVERSEFLSRQFEKRRIPHNVLNAKYHEQEAGIIAEAGRLGAITVATNMAGRGTDIVLGGNVDYLLDRKLRQRGLDPVETPEEYDQAWHEELPTIKAQVADEAKDVRAVGGLYVLGTERHESRRIDNQLRGRSGRQGDPGESRFYLSLADELMRRFNGATLETLLTRLNLPDDVPIEAKMVSRAIKSAQTQVEQQNFDIRKEVLKYDEVMNQQRKVIYAERRRILEGENLRDQAEQMLVDVVTAYVDGATAEGYSEDWDLEKLWEGLRQLYPVGIDHNDLLDSDAVGEPGELDRKELLDALVDDAKRAYSEREREIEEIAGEGAMRQLERNVLLNVLDRKWREHLYEMDYLREGIGLRGLAQQRPEVEYAREGYDMFIAMLDGMKEESVGFLFNVQVEPVQAPTVAAQAAPTGLAEFAAAAAQQGSVATQERPAPAVRAKGIDDQQRPLTYSGPSEDGSVEVKRSGNAPSTGGTRKERREAARQAQKAGRHAKRG; the protein is encoded by the coding sequence GTGCTGTCGAAGTTGCTCCGTATCGGTGAAGGCCGCATGGTCAAGCGCCTCAAGGGGGTGGCTGACTATGTCAACACCCTGTCCGACGACATGGAGAAGCTCTCCGACGCCGAACTGCGGGCCAAGACCGACGAGTTCCGCCGCCGCCTCGAATCCGGCAAGGAAGACCTCGACGACCTGATGCCCGAGGCGTTCGCCGTGGCCCGCGAGGCGGCCTGGCGGGTGCTCGACCAGAAGCACTTCGACGTGCAGGTCATGGGCGGCGCGGCGCTGCACTTCGGCAACGTCGCGGAGATGAAGACCGGTGAGGGCAAGACCCTGACCTCGGTGCTGCCCGCCTACCTCAACGCGCTGGAGGGCAAGGGCGTCCACATCGTCACGGTCAACGAATACCTCGCCAAGCGCGACGCCGAGCAGATGGGCCGCGTGCACCGCTTCCTCGGCCTCGACGTCGACGTCATCCTCGGCACCCTGACGCCCGACCAGCGCCGCGCGGCCTACAACGCCGACATCACCTACGGCACCAACTGGGAGCTCGGCTTCGACTACCTGCGCGACAACATGGCGCTGCGCCTCGAGGACTGTGTGCAGCGCGGCCACAACTTCGCCATCGTCGACGAGGTCGACTCCATCCTGATCGACGAGGCCCGCACCCCGCTGATCATCTCCGGCCCCGCCGACGGCGGCTCGAACTGGTACACCGAGTTCGCCCGGCTGGCCCCGATGATGGAGAAGGACGTCCACTACGAGGTCGACATCAAGAAGCGCGTCGTCGGCATCAACGAGATCGGCGTCGAATTCGTCGAAGACCAGCTCGGCATCGAGAACCTGTACGAGGCCGCGAACTCGCCGCTGATCAGCTACCTGAACAACGCGATCAAGGCCAAGGAACTCTTCGAGCGCGACAAGCACTACATCGTCCGCAACGGCGAGGTTTACATCGTCGACGAGTTCACCGGCCGCATGCTGGTGGGCCGCCGCTACAACGAGGGTCTGCACCAGGCGATCGAGGCCAAGGAACACGTCGAGATCAAGGCCGAGAACCAGACCGTCGCCACGGTGACGCTGCAGAACTACTTCCGCATGTACAACAAGCTCGCGGGGATGACGGGTACCGCCGAGACCGAGGCCGCCGAGCTGCACGAGATCTACAAGCTCGGCGTGGTCCCGATCCCGACGAACCGGCCGATGATCCGCGTCGACCAGTCCGACCTGATCTACAAGACCGAAGAGGCCAAGTTCATCGCCGTCGTCGACGACGTCGCCGAGCGGTACGAGAAGGGCCAGCCGGTGCTGATCGGCACCACCAGCGTCGAGCGCTCCGAGTTCCTGTCCCGGCAGTTCGAGAAGCGGCGCATCCCGCACAACGTGCTCAACGCCAAGTACCACGAGCAGGAAGCCGGCATCATCGCCGAGGCCGGCCGGCTCGGCGCGATCACCGTGGCCACCAACATGGCCGGCCGCGGCACCGACATCGTGCTCGGCGGCAACGTCGACTACCTGCTCGACCGCAAACTGCGGCAGCGCGGCCTCGACCCGGTGGAGACGCCGGAGGAGTACGACCAGGCCTGGCACGAGGAGCTGCCGACCATCAAGGCGCAGGTCGCCGACGAGGCCAAGGACGTGCGCGCCGTCGGCGGCCTGTACGTGCTCGGCACCGAACGGCACGAGTCCCGCCGTATCGACAACCAGCTGCGCGGCCGCTCCGGCCGTCAGGGCGATCCGGGTGAGTCCCGCTTCTACCTGTCGCTGGCCGACGAGCTGATGCGCCGGTTCAACGGGGCAACCCTGGAGACGCTGCTGACGCGGCTCAACCTGCCCGACGACGTGCCGATCGAGGCCAAGATGGTGTCGCGGGCGATCAAGAGCGCCCAGACGCAGGTCGAGCAGCAGAACTTCGACATCCGCAAAGAAGTCCTCAAGTACGACGAGGTGATGAACCAGCAGCGCAAGGTCATCTACGCCGAGCGCCGCCGCATCCTCGAGGGCGAGAACCTGCGCGATCAGGCCGAGCAGATGCTCGTCGACGTGGTGACCGCCTACGTCGACGGCGCCACCGCCGAGGGCTACTCCGAGGACTGGGACCTGGAGAAGCTGTGGGAGGGCCTGCGCCAGCTCTATCCGGTCGGCATCGACCACAACGACCTGCTCGACTCCGACGCCGTCGGTGAGCCAGGCGAGCTGGACCGCAAGGAACTGCTCGACGCGCTGGTCGACGACGCCAAGCGGGCCTACTCCGAGCGGGAGCGTGAGATCGAGGAGATCGCCGGCGAGGGCGCGATGCGTCAGCTGGAGCGCAACGTGCTGCTCAACGTGCTCGACCGCAAGTGGCGTGAGCATCTCTACGAGATGGACTACCTGCGTGAGGGCATCGGGCTGCGCGGGCTGGCCCAGCAGCGCCCCGAGGTCGAGTACGCGCGCGAGGGCTACGACATGTTCATCGCGATGCTCGACGGCATGAAGGAGGAGTCCGTCGGGTTCCTGTTCAACGTGCAGGTCGAGCCGGTGCAAGCGCCGACGGTCGCCGCGCAGGCGGCCCCGACCGGCCTGGCCGAGTTCGCGGCCGCGGCCGCGCAACAGGGCTCTGTCGCCACCCAGGAGCGCCCCGCCCCGGCGGTGCGCGCCAAGGGCATCGACGACCAGCAGCGGCCGCTGACCTACTCGGGCCCGTCGGAGGACGGTTCGGTGGAGGTCAAGCGCTCCGGTAACGCCCCGTCGACCGGCGGGACGCGCAAGGAGCGCCGCGAAGCGGCCCGGCAGGCCCAGAAGGCCGGCAGGCACGCCAAGCGCGGCTGA
- the hpf gene encoding ribosome hibernation-promoting factor, HPF/YfiA family, translating to MTSHSVKTDSAMLMDADSADTPAGMPNAEVVVKGRNVEVPDHFRTYVAEKLSRIERFDRSIQLFDVELDHEKNRRQRKNCQHVEITARGRGPVVRGEACADSFYAAFEAAVSKLEARLRKAKDRRKIHYGDKTPMALHEATTPQHLEDAFAAVAADTSPDAHEAVVDDHEPGRIVRVKEHPATPMTVDDALYEMELVGHDFFLFHDKESDRPCVVYRRHAFDYGLIKLA from the coding sequence ATGACAAGTCATTCCGTGAAAACCGACAGCGCGATGCTGATGGACGCCGACAGTGCGGATACACCAGCGGGCATGCCCAACGCCGAGGTGGTGGTCAAGGGACGCAATGTCGAAGTGCCCGACCACTTCCGCACGTATGTCGCCGAGAAGCTCTCCCGCATCGAGCGGTTCGACCGTTCGATCCAGCTGTTCGACGTCGAGCTCGATCACGAGAAGAACCGCCGTCAGCGCAAGAACTGCCAGCACGTCGAGATCACCGCACGCGGCCGCGGGCCGGTCGTGCGCGGCGAAGCCTGCGCCGACAGCTTCTACGCCGCCTTCGAAGCCGCGGTGAGCAAACTCGAAGCACGCCTGCGCAAGGCGAAGGACCGACGCAAGATCCACTACGGCGACAAGACGCCGATGGCCCTCCACGAGGCCACCACGCCCCAGCATCTCGAGGACGCTTTCGCGGCCGTGGCCGCCGACACGTCGCCGGACGCCCACGAGGCGGTGGTCGACGACCACGAGCCGGGACGGATCGTGCGCGTCAAGGAGCATCCCGCGACCCCGATGACGGTCGACGACGCGCTCTACGAGATGGAACTCGTCGGCCACGATTTCTTCCTGTTCCACGACAAGGAGAGCGATCGCCCCTGCGTGGTGTACCGCCGCCATGCGTTCGACTACGGATTGATCAAACTCGCCTGA
- a CDS encoding ComF family protein has product MLDLMLPLQCGGCDTAGTAWCAACDRELTVKPDEPHVVSPRLDPGVPVLSLGRYAGARRSAIVALKEHGRADLRAPLAAALRTGLDHLLSWGVVDAPVTLVPAPTRRSSARRRGGDPVARIAALAARDEAVAPVLRMRAFTRDSVGLSSAARQRNVAGRVRLTAPVAGPVIMVDDVVTTGATATESVRVLQTGGAVVLAVLTLANA; this is encoded by the coding sequence ATGCTCGACCTGATGCTGCCGCTGCAGTGCGGGGGCTGCGACACCGCGGGCACCGCGTGGTGTGCGGCCTGCGACCGCGAGCTCACGGTCAAACCCGACGAGCCGCACGTCGTCTCACCGCGGCTCGACCCCGGCGTGCCGGTGCTGTCGCTGGGCCGCTACGCCGGGGCGCGGCGCAGCGCGATCGTCGCGCTCAAGGAGCACGGCCGCGCCGACCTGCGCGCCCCGCTGGCCGCGGCGCTGCGCACCGGCCTCGACCACCTGCTCAGCTGGGGCGTCGTCGACGCGCCCGTCACTCTCGTCCCCGCACCCACCCGCCGCTCGTCGGCCCGGCGCCGCGGCGGCGACCCGGTCGCCCGCATCGCCGCCCTGGCCGCGCGCGACGAGGCTGTCGCCCCGGTCCTGCGGATGAGGGCGTTCACCAGAGACTCCGTCGGGCTGTCCAGCGCGGCACGGCAACGCAACGTGGCGGGCCGGGTGCGCCTGACGGCGCCGGTCGCCGGCCCGGTGATCATGGTCGACGACGTCGTGACCACGGGGGCCACCGCCACCGAGTCGGTCCGTGTCCTGCAAACCGGTGGCGCCGTTGTCCTCGCGGTCCTGACTTTGGCGAACGCGTGA
- a CDS encoding ubiquinol-cytochrome c reductase iron-sulfur subunit, translating into MGIEDVRVPRKTVIAGAGIGLAAAAVAACSSGSESSSPEAPPSGKALAPTADVPVGSGVIVGDVVLTQPAAGDFKAFSAVCTHTGCLVNKVADGSIDCPCHGSRFGLDGAVLDGPASKPLNPVAVRVQGDSIVTA; encoded by the coding sequence ATGGGCATCGAGGACGTGCGGGTTCCCCGCAAGACGGTGATCGCCGGCGCGGGAATCGGCCTGGCCGCCGCCGCGGTCGCGGCGTGCTCGAGCGGGTCGGAGTCCTCCTCGCCGGAGGCGCCGCCGTCGGGCAAGGCGCTGGCCCCGACGGCCGACGTGCCCGTCGGGTCCGGCGTGATCGTCGGCGACGTCGTGCTGACCCAGCCGGCGGCCGGCGACTTCAAGGCGTTCTCCGCGGTGTGCACCCACACCGGATGCCTGGTGAACAAGGTCGCCGACGGGTCCATCGACTGCCCGTGCCACGGCAGCCGGTTCGGGCTCGACGGCGCGGTGCTCGACGGCCCGGCGTCCAAGCCGCTGAACCCGGTGGCGGTTCGGGTGCAAGGGGATTCGATCGTCACGGCCTAG
- the lpqB gene encoding MtrAB system accessory lipoprotein LpqB → MRLVALVAALLLIVTGCAGVPSSSSPQAIGTVDRPAPPSLPKPTPGMDPDVLLREFLKATADPANRHLAARQFLTESASAAWDDAGSALLIDNVVFVETRTPERVTVAMRADILGSLSDMGVFETGAGALPDPGPIELAKTRDGWRIDKLPNGVFLDWQQFQATYKRHTLYFADPTGKTVVPDPRYVAVSEPDQLATELVSKLIAGPRPEMDKTVRNLLGPPLRLRGPVTRADGGKTGVGRGYGGARIDLENLSTTDPHSRQLLAAQVIWTLSRSGINGPYVINADGAALDDRFAEGWDTGDVAATDPGAADGAAAGLHALVGGSLVRLDGDRAPRVPGSFGQIPGQVAAALSRSGQEVASIVTLRPGAPDMASSLWVGPVGGNAAQVMDGRSLTRPSWSLDDAIWVVVDGNTVVRVIQDASGQPARIPVDATAVQTRFGGGITELQLSRDGTRAAMVVDGKVILAGVQQTPGGGYALTYPRRLGYGLGETVVSLSWRTGDDIVVTRTDPQHPVSYVNLDGVNSDGPSRNLLMPVRSVAANPSAVYVSDSRGVLQLSGSAAEDPGWVEVRPLMTAGALPVLPG, encoded by the coding sequence ATGCGCCTGGTGGCGTTGGTGGCGGCGCTGCTGCTGATCGTGACCGGCTGCGCCGGGGTGCCGAGCTCGTCGTCGCCGCAGGCGATCGGCACCGTCGACCGGCCCGCCCCGCCCAGCCTGCCCAAGCCGACCCCCGGCATGGACCCCGACGTGCTGCTGCGCGAATTCCTCAAGGCCACCGCCGATCCGGCCAACCGGCACCTGGCCGCACGGCAGTTCCTCACCGAATCCGCCTCGGCGGCATGGGATGACGCGGGCAGCGCGCTGCTGATCGACAATGTGGTGTTCGTCGAGACCCGCACCCCCGAGCGTGTCACCGTCGCGATGCGCGCCGACATCCTCGGATCTCTTTCGGACATGGGCGTTTTCGAGACCGGCGCGGGCGCGCTGCCCGACCCCGGCCCGATCGAACTCGCCAAGACCCGGGACGGGTGGCGGATCGACAAGCTGCCCAACGGCGTCTTCCTGGACTGGCAGCAGTTCCAGGCCACCTACAAGCGGCACACGCTGTACTTCGCCGACCCCACAGGCAAGACCGTGGTACCGGACCCGCGCTACGTCGCGGTATCCGAACCCGACCAGCTGGCAACCGAATTGGTGAGCAAGCTGATCGCGGGCCCGCGGCCGGAGATGGACAAGACGGTGCGCAACCTGCTCGGCCCGCCGCTGCGGCTGCGCGGCCCCGTGACTCGCGCCGACGGCGGAAAGACCGGTGTCGGGCGCGGCTACGGTGGCGCGCGGATCGACCTGGAGAACCTGTCGACCACCGACCCGCACAGCAGGCAGTTGCTTGCCGCACAGGTCATCTGGACGCTGTCACGGTCCGGGATCAACGGCCCGTATGTGATCAACGCCGACGGCGCCGCCCTCGACGACCGGTTCGCCGAAGGCTGGGACACCGGTGACGTCGCCGCCACCGACCCCGGCGCGGCCGACGGCGCCGCCGCCGGACTGCACGCGCTGGTCGGCGGCTCCCTGGTACGCCTCGACGGTGACCGCGCGCCGCGGGTGCCCGGCTCGTTCGGGCAGATCCCCGGCCAGGTCGCCGCGGCCCTGTCCCGCTCGGGCCAGGAGGTCGCCTCGATCGTGACGCTGCGGCCCGGCGCCCCCGATATGGCGTCGTCGCTGTGGGTCGGGCCGGTGGGCGGCAACGCCGCGCAGGTGATGGACGGCCGCAGCCTGACCCGGCCGAGCTGGTCGCTCGACGACGCGATCTGGGTCGTCGTCGACGGCAACACCGTGGTCCGCGTCATCCAGGACGCGTCCGGGCAGCCGGCGCGCATCCCCGTCGACGCCACCGCGGTGCAGACCCGCTTCGGCGGCGGCATCACCGAACTGCAGCTGTCCCGCGACGGCACCCGCGCGGCGATGGTCGTCGACGGAAAGGTGATCCTCGCCGGGGTGCAGCAGACGCCCGGGGGAGGGTACGCGCTGACCTACCCGCGCCGGCTGGGCTACGGGCTCGGCGAGACCGTGGTGTCGTTGTCGTGGCGCACCGGCGACGACATCGTGGTGACCCGCACCGATCCCCAGCACCCGGTGTCCTACGTCAACCTCGACGGCGTCAACTCCGACGGCCCGAGCCGCAACCTGCTGATGCCGGTGCGGTCGGTGGCGGCCAACCCGTCGGCGGTCTATGTGTCCGACAGCCGTGGCGTGTTGCAGTTGTCCGGTTCGGCGGCCGAAGACCCGGGCTGGGTCGAGGTGCGCCCACTGATGACCGCGGGTGCGCTACCCGTACTGCCGGGCTGA